A DNA window from Micromonospora sp. WMMA1363 contains the following coding sequences:
- a CDS encoding transposase family protein, with translation MTGLPTDRLADLIGRVREIVGDEWEKPPVGRPHVLPLATAVIAVLFGLRHNMPDEVLGEVFGCSQATITRYHQILQPILRWVTRPEVDQRLEQTRRDGVLVDGFVAPVGERESYHGLFSGKKHLSGQNVQVIANLDGRVADVGEPVNGARHDAAAFFISGIAERWASHLTDGPGMIGDGGYQGTGPITPHKKPPGGELTAQQKAYNYSVNRLRAAVERAISHLKNWKILKTGYHRIMTDFPDVLRTATALEIFRTAAPGF, from the coding sequence ATGACAGGACTCCCGACGGACCGGCTCGCTGACCTGATCGGCCGGGTTCGCGAGATCGTGGGCGATGAGTGGGAGAAGCCGCCGGTCGGGCGTCCGCACGTGTTGCCGCTGGCCACGGCGGTGATCGCGGTGCTGTTCGGACTCCGGCACAACATGCCCGACGAGGTCCTCGGCGAGGTGTTCGGCTGTTCGCAGGCCACGATCACCCGCTATCACCAGATCCTGCAGCCGATCCTGCGCTGGGTCACCCGTCCTGAGGTCGACCAGCGCCTGGAGCAGACCCGCCGTGACGGTGTGCTGGTTGACGGGTTCGTCGCCCCGGTCGGCGAACGCGAGTCCTACCACGGACTGTTCTCCGGCAAGAAACACCTGTCAGGGCAGAACGTGCAGGTCATCGCCAACCTCGATGGCCGCGTCGCCGACGTCGGCGAACCCGTCAACGGCGCCCGCCACGACGCGGCGGCGTTCTTCATCTCCGGCATCGCCGAACGCTGGGCCAGCCACCTCACCGACGGACCAGGCATGATCGGCGACGGCGGCTACCAGGGCACCGGCCCGATCACCCCGCACAAGAAACCACCCGGTGGGGAACTGACCGCCCAGCAAAAGGCGTACAACTACAGCGTCAACCGGCTCCGCGCCGCCGTCGAACGCGCCATCAGTCATCTGAAGAACTGGAAGATCCTCAAGACCGGCTACCACCGGATCATGACCGACTTCCCCGACGTGTTACGCACCGCCACCGCCCTGGAGATCTTCAGAACCGCCGCACCCGGGTTTTGA